The sequence TAAAATTGATGTTAAGATGATTTCAGCACTTTCTATATATCTATGTTTCAAGCGGTGCATTTAGTCAGGATAAATGGAGAGAAACAAGTGAGTAACTTAACCCAATAGCGTCAAATTTTAAAATAATTAATTAAATTTTAATATTATTAAAAAACAAAAAATATGCAATAATTAAACATACAAATACATAAAAATTATGAGGATTGAACCTTGAGTATCAACAGCGAATATACCTTAAAAGAAGCCTTTAGTTGTTCCGGTGTGGGATTACATACGGGAGTAATGACAACGGTTCGAGTTTTACCCGCAAATTTGGGAGAAGGACGCTATTTTGTGCGGGTTGATTTACCCGAAACTCCGATTATTACAGCGAGATTAAAATCGGTATTATCCACAACTTTATCCACAGAATTAGGCAATTCAAACGCAACCGTTAGAACCGTTGAACATTTGTTAGCCGCTTTAACAGGAATGGGAATTGATCACGCTCGAATTGAAATTGATGGCCCAGAAGTTCCGTTATTAGAGGGTTCGGCTCAAAATTGGGTAGAAGCGATCGCAACGGTTGGTCGTCAAACTCTCGAAGGTCAATCTCAAAAATTCAACAATTTTAAACTCACCCATCCGATATCCGTTCAACACGGAGATGGGTTTGTCGCGGCTTTTCCCGCCTCAGAAACGCGATTTACCTATGGAATTGATTTTTCCGTTCCCGCCATTGGCAATCAATGGTATAGTTACACCGCTAACCCTGAAATTTTTGCTCAGGAAATTGCTCCGGCTCGAACCTTTACCCTGGAAGAACAGGTGGAACAGTTGCGCCAAGCGGGACTGATAAAAGGCGGGAGCCTTGATAATGCCATTGTCTGTGGACACTCAGGATGGTTAAATCCACCCTTAAGATATGCAAATGAACCCGTGCGTCATAAAATTTTAGACTTAGTAGGGGATTTGAGTTTATTGGGTGTTATCCCTCAAGCTCATTACTTGGCATACAAAGCAGGACATCATCTTCATGTTCAACTGGTTCAGGAAATTCATCAAGATCAGAAATTGACGGTTGAGTGTTAACCAGAACCCTAAACTTGAACAAAGATTGTGTCTTCTCAGTCCTTGACCCCTTTCCCCTGTGAACCCTATTATCACGGTTGATGATGACGAGATCTGACGTTACATTAAATTCATCGGATACGGATACGGCGTTGAACGGTGAAACCACTCAAACCGTATTCATGATTGAAGACATTCAAAATTT comes from Planktothrix sp. FACHB-1365 and encodes:
- the lpxC gene encoding UDP-3-O-acyl-N-acetylglucosamine deacetylase; this encodes MSINSEYTLKEAFSCSGVGLHTGVMTTVRVLPANLGEGRYFVRVDLPETPIITARLKSVLSTTLSTELGNSNATVRTVEHLLAALTGMGIDHARIEIDGPEVPLLEGSAQNWVEAIATVGRQTLEGQSQKFNNFKLTHPISVQHGDGFVAAFPASETRFTYGIDFSVPAIGNQWYSYTANPEIFAQEIAPARTFTLEEQVEQLRQAGLIKGGSLDNAIVCGHSGWLNPPLRYANEPVRHKILDLVGDLSLLGVIPQAHYLAYKAGHHLHVQLVQEIHQDQKLTVEC